Proteins found in one Chloroflexota bacterium genomic segment:
- the purH gene encoding bifunctional phosphoribosylaminoimidazolecarboxamide formyltransferase/IMP cyclohydrolase: protein MKVIISVSNKSGIVEFAKELQEIGWQIYATGGTMAMLAAADITVHSVSDLTGFPEILDGRVKTLHPAIHGGILAERGSARHMAQLVEHGFAAIDMIVVNLYPFAETVERPGVSLAEALENIDIGGPTLIRAAAKNFKDVVVLVDSADYTLVLKELKEGGNVGEQTRLSLAAKAFQYTAAYDAHIADYLRPADPLFHPTLTIALEKIQDLRYGENPHQQAALYADSPRYHHLASVAGLSQLHGKAMSFCNLLDVDAALNCVREYSTTAVAIIKHGNPCGLACGQELLDTYQRAHAGDPISAFGGAIGANRVVDVATAREIQQTFYEDIIAPGYDEEALTVLKQKKDLRITQADFAALEIRERRPCSWTQFDFKRVSGGFLVQTRDEVREDDITLDVVSEREPSLAELMDLLFAWRAVKHVQSNAIVLAKRLALVGVGAGQMSRVDSVEIAVRKAGSRSVGSVLASDAFFPKPDGVEIAAAAGVTAIIQPGGSIRDDDIVRVVNRQHMAMVFTGRRHFKH, encoded by the coding sequence TTGAAAGTAATCATCAGCGTCTCAAATAAGAGTGGAATCGTTGAGTTCGCCAAGGAGTTACAGGAAATAGGGTGGCAGATTTACGCTACTGGGGGCACTATGGCTATGCTCGCCGCGGCTGACATCACTGTGCACAGCGTAAGCGATCTGACCGGTTTTCCAGAGATACTGGATGGGCGTGTTAAGACACTACATCCAGCTATCCATGGTGGTATCCTAGCCGAACGCGGTTCAGCCAGACATATGGCTCAACTGGTAGAGCACGGTTTCGCCGCAATTGATATGATTGTCGTAAATCTTTATCCTTTCGCAGAGACGGTCGAGCGTCCTGGGGTAAGCCTGGCCGAGGCGTTGGAGAACATTGATATTGGCGGGCCAACGCTTATCCGGGCCGCAGCCAAGAATTTCAAGGATGTCGTAGTTCTTGTTGACTCTGCTGATTATACCCTGGTCCTGAAGGAGCTCAAGGAGGGAGGGAATGTCGGCGAGCAGACTCGCCTCTCCTTGGCCGCCAAGGCGTTCCAGTATACAGCGGCTTACGACGCGCATATCGCTGATTACTTGCGGCCGGCCGATCCTCTGTTCCATCCCACTCTAACTATCGCCTTAGAAAAGATCCAGGATCTGCGCTATGGCGAGAATCCTCATCAACAGGCTGCCCTTTATGCTGATAGTCCACGTTATCATCACCTGGCTAGTGTTGCTGGTCTTTCTCAACTCCACGGTAAGGCGATGTCCTTTTGCAACCTTTTAGATGTGGATGCTGCACTCAATTGTGTGCGTGAGTACAGTACCACGGCCGTGGCCATCATCAAGCACGGTAACCCCTGCGGGCTAGCCTGTGGACAAGAGCTCCTTGATACTTATCAACGTGCTCATGCCGGAGATCCCATTTCTGCCTTCGGTGGCGCTATTGGAGCGAATCGTGTCGTAGACGTGGCTACAGCTCGTGAAATCCAGCAGACATTCTATGAGGATATCATCGCTCCTGGTTACGATGAGGAGGCGCTGACCGTTCTGAAGCAGAAAAAGGACCTGCGCATCACCCAGGCAGATTTCGCCGCCCTCGAAATCAGGGAGCGTAGGCCCTGTTCTTGGACCCAGTTTGACTTCAAGCGGGTCAGTGGTGGTTTCCTGGTTCAGACGCGGGATGAGGTGCGGGAAGATGATATCACTTTGGATGTGGTTAGTGAACGCGAGCCATCCTTAGCTGAACTTATGGATCTACTCTTTGCCTGGCGTGCCGTGAAGCACGTGCAGTCTAACGCCATCGTCCTGGCTAAACGGCTGGCATTGGTGGGGGTAGGAGCAGGACAGATGAGTCGGGTAGATAGCGTCGAGATAGCTGTGCGTAAAGCTGGGAGTCGCAGTGTAGGTAGCGTCCTTGCCTCTGACGCCTTCTTTCCCAAACCGGATGGTGTGGAAATCGCTGCCGCTGCAGGGGTTACTGCTATCATTCAGCCCGGAGGCTCGATTCGCGATGACGATATCGTTCGTGTCGTGAATAGACAGCACATGGCAATGGTCTTCACCGGCCGACGCCATTTCAAACATTAA
- a CDS encoding FHA domain-containing protein, which produces MNTEIGLFLLRLGFMLTLYLFLLILILLILRDLRAASLTEATEASSALGQLAVIEGNESNLSTGQVFHLRPVTSIGRDPNNVIVLADSFVSGQHALLAQHNEAWWLADLGSTNGTFVNRQRIQEKVQLKAGDIVQIGRVILKFTE; this is translated from the coding sequence TTGAATACCGAAATAGGGCTTTTCCTCCTTCGCCTCGGCTTTATGTTAACTTTATACCTTTTCCTTCTTATTTTAATATTACTGATCCTACGTGATCTACGTGCTGCCTCCCTGACTGAGGCAACCGAAGCGAGCTCCGCCCTTGGGCAATTGGCAGTGATTGAGGGGAATGAGAGTAACCTATCCACCGGACAGGTTTTTCATCTGCGACCGGTGACGAGCATCGGACGAGATCCCAATAATGTGATCGTGCTGGCTGATAGTTTCGTCTCTGGCCAGCATGCCCTGCTCGCTCAGCATAACGAAGCGTGGTGGTTGGCAGACCTGGGCAGTACGAATGGCACATTTGTAAATCGACAGCGCATTCAGGAGAAGGTACAACTAAAAGCGGGCGATATTGTCCAAATAGGACGGGTAATCCTGAAATTCACCGAATAG
- a CDS encoding FtsW/RodA/SpoVE family cell cycle protein: MITFVGLFLGLWIWLTLRCFHGDQLLLPIVAMLCALGLTIVSRLEPNLLLKQVIWIASGIGIMSGVIAFPRDLLWLKRYKYTWAILGLFLVALTLLLGTDPSHTGTRLWFSFAGIYFQPSEILKVLLVIFLAAYLDDKRELLAFDVYRIGFLRLPPLPYLGPLLTMWGLSIILLVGQKDLGATFLLFGIFLAMLYVASSRGTYVWGGLILFLIAAYIAYHLSPHVQGRVDIWLNPWRDPGGASYQVVQSLVAFASGGLFGVGLNWGHPDIIPAVHTDFPLAAIGEELGLSGTIAIVSLYLLLIYRGFRTALSSPHSFDQLLAAGLTTIIAIQSLVIISGNLGLLPLTGITLPFVSYGGSSMVANFIVIGLLLRISHESKGQ, from the coding sequence ATGATAACGTTTGTAGGGCTGTTCCTTGGCCTGTGGATTTGGCTGACTCTACGTTGCTTTCACGGTGATCAACTCTTATTACCCATCGTGGCTATGCTCTGCGCCTTAGGATTGACTATAGTCTCGCGCTTAGAGCCCAACCTTTTGCTAAAACAAGTCATCTGGATCGCGTCAGGGATAGGTATTATGAGTGGGGTGATAGCTTTTCCTAGAGATCTCCTCTGGCTTAAGCGCTATAAATACACCTGGGCCATCTTAGGCCTGTTTCTTGTCGCTTTGACCCTTCTCCTGGGCACAGATCCCAGCCACACGGGAACACGACTTTGGTTTAGCTTCGCCGGAATATATTTCCAGCCGTCGGAGATCCTAAAGGTGCTGTTAGTCATTTTTCTGGCTGCCTATCTCGATGATAAGCGCGAACTACTAGCCTTTGATGTCTACCGAATAGGATTTCTACGTTTACCTCCCTTACCCTATTTGGGACCTCTCCTGACTATGTGGGGACTCTCGATCATCCTACTCGTCGGCCAGAAAGACTTGGGGGCGACCTTCCTCTTGTTTGGCATTTTCCTGGCTATGCTCTACGTTGCCAGTTCGAGAGGAACCTACGTCTGGGGTGGGCTAATTCTTTTCTTGATAGCTGCCTATATCGCCTATCACCTCTCTCCTCACGTACAAGGTCGCGTTGATATTTGGCTGAACCCCTGGAGAGATCCCGGGGGAGCCTCGTATCAAGTGGTGCAATCGCTGGTAGCCTTCGCTAGCGGCGGCCTCTTTGGAGTAGGGCTAAATTGGGGGCACCCCGATATCATTCCCGCCGTTCACACCGATTTCCCCCTCGCTGCTATCGGTGAGGAGCTCGGCCTGAGCGGCACTATAGCAATAGTCTCTCTTTACCTTCTCTTGATCTATCGTGGTTTCCGCACGGCGTTGAGCTCCCCGCACAGCTTTGACCAACTATTGGCCGCAGGACTTACCACCATCATTGCCATCCAATCCCTGGTGATCATCAGTGGTAACCTTGGGCTGCTCCCCTTGACCGGGATCACACTTCCCTTCGTTAGCTACGGTGGTAGTAGTATGGTGGCCAACTTTATCGTTATCGGGCTACTTTTACGTATTTCGCACGAGTCAAAGGGACAATGA
- the dtd gene encoding D-aminoacyl-tRNA deacylase: MRALIQRVREASVTVDGKVVSQIGPGLVVLLGIGHTDTEATAKKLAEKISHLRIFPDASSKFNLSALDVSAEVLVISQFTLYADTKKGHRPSFTEAAPAGLAKHLVQRVSEFLQETGLRVASGRFQASMLVKILNDGPVTIMLEV; the protein is encoded by the coding sequence GTGCGGGCCCTAATTCAGCGCGTTCGTGAGGCTTCGGTTACCGTTGATGGAAAAGTGGTATCCCAGATCGGTCCCGGTCTGGTAGTTCTCCTTGGTATTGGGCACACTGACACTGAGGCTACGGCCAAGAAATTGGCTGAGAAAATATCCCATCTGCGGATTTTCCCCGACGCCTCCAGCAAGTTCAACCTCTCTGCCCTGGACGTATCTGCTGAGGTGCTAGTTATCTCCCAGTTCACCCTTTATGCCGATACCAAAAAGGGGCACCGTCCCAGCTTCACCGAGGCGGCTCCTGCTGGGTTAGCCAAACATCTGGTACAACGGGTAAGCGAGTTTCTCCAGGAAACTGGTCTCAGGGTCGCAAGTGGCCGGTTCCAGGCGTCAATGCTGGTCAAAATCCTTAATGATGGTCCGGTCACTATCATGCTGGAGGTCTAA
- a CDS encoding penicillin-binding transpeptidase domain-containing protein, with translation MKQNIRGLALLFVLFFTIVGLDLGYWQVIRAAELTNNIEINRYRLLEGEKQTKRGRILDRNGIELAKTELTPEGARRIYPQPWLVHVTGYHSFRYGDSNIEKSFDKYLRGATGLDLTTSLKNDLFHRPTTGSDVVLTIDSRLQKIAEAALGQRKGAIVALDPRSGAILALASHPYFDPNTLEHDWSKLREDPDQPLLNRATQGLYTPGSTFKTVTLSAALETGTVKPSDTFTDATGVFIVDGFPIRDDNHPGITRFDLFHAYAYSCNVSFARIGLALGADRLSAYARAFGFGSIIPLEIPTAASQIMSTPDFLRSRPALASTAFGQGQLQATPLEMALIAATIANGGLTPQPYLVARVQSPDGRILYTANPKTWRKVISEQTAEAVKQAMIISVEEGWAKPARIPDVAVAGKTGSAEVIPGLPTHAWFIGFAPADKPQIAVAVIKEYAGGGSTEATPSGRQVIEAALKIMR, from the coding sequence ATGAAGCAGAATATCAGAGGATTGGCACTGCTATTCGTACTCTTTTTCACCATAGTCGGTCTAGACCTGGGCTACTGGCAGGTGATTAGGGCCGCAGAACTGACAAACAATATAGAAATAAACCGCTATCGCCTATTGGAAGGGGAGAAACAGACCAAGCGTGGCCGCATCCTGGACCGAAATGGGATTGAGTTAGCTAAGACCGAGCTCACCCCCGAAGGAGCAAGGCGCATCTATCCCCAACCCTGGCTGGTTCACGTGACAGGCTATCACTCGTTCCGCTATGGTGATTCTAATATAGAGAAGAGTTTCGACAAATACCTGCGGGGAGCAACAGGTCTGGATCTCACCACCTCCCTCAAAAACGACCTTTTCCATCGTCCAACCACTGGATCAGATGTCGTCTTGACCATCGATAGCAGGCTACAAAAAATAGCCGAGGCTGCTCTAGGGCAACGAAAAGGGGCAATTGTTGCTCTTGACCCTCGCTCGGGCGCGATTTTGGCCCTGGCCAGTCACCCCTACTTCGATCCCAATACTCTGGAACACGATTGGTCTAAGTTGCGAGAAGATCCGGATCAGCCTCTTCTAAACAGGGCTACTCAGGGGCTTTATACCCCAGGTTCTACATTTAAAACAGTGACCCTATCAGCCGCTCTCGAGACAGGCACAGTAAAGCCATCAGATACTTTCACCGATGCCACTGGGGTCTTTATCGTCGACGGCTTCCCCATCCGTGATGACAATCACCCCGGAATAACGAGATTTGACCTGTTCCATGCCTATGCTTACTCCTGCAATGTGTCTTTCGCTCGGATCGGTTTGGCTCTCGGCGCTGACCGTCTCAGCGCTTATGCTCGTGCTTTCGGTTTTGGGTCCATAATTCCTCTGGAGATACCTACCGCAGCCAGCCAGATCATGAGCACGCCCGACTTCTTACGGAGCAGACCCGCCCTAGCCTCCACCGCTTTTGGACAAGGACAATTGCAAGCGACACCTCTGGAGATGGCCTTGATAGCAGCTACGATAGCCAATGGCGGCTTGACACCTCAGCCCTACCTGGTAGCCCGGGTGCAAAGTCCTGATGGACGCATATTATATACAGCTAATCCGAAAACGTGGCGAAAGGTGATAAGTGAACAGACCGCTGAGGCGGTAAAGCAAGCGATGATTATCAGCGTAGAGGAGGGATGGGCCAAGCCAGCGCGCATTCCTGATGTAGCAGTAGCCGGCAAAACCGGTTCAGCTGAGGTCATACCAGGTTTACCTACGCACGCCTGGTTTATTGGCTTCGCCCCCGCTGATAAGCCCCAAATTGCTGTGGCTGTTATCAAAGAGTATGCCGGTGGGGGATCCACCGAGGCCACCCCCTCAGGACGGCAGGTGATCGAAGCTGCCCTAAAAATAATGCGCTAA
- a CDS encoding zinc ribbon domain-containing protein — MPIYEYECLSCGIHFETKQSVQDEPIRRCPECSGYTRRVLHPVGIVFKGSGFYTTDNRVGASTPSDNGKGDRLGGDKSEAKAAVEKDDK; from the coding sequence ATGCCTATCTACGAGTATGAATGTCTCTCTTGCGGCATTCATTTTGAGACTAAGCAGTCCGTGCAAGATGAGCCGATAAGAAGATGCCCTGAATGCAGTGGGTATACTCGGCGGGTATTGCACCCCGTGGGCATCGTTTTCAAGGGTTCCGGCTTCTATACGACGGATAATCGTGTCGGTGCATCAACGCCGAGCGATAATGGTAAGGGTGATAGATTGGGTGGGGATAAGAGTGAAGCGAAGGCGGCGGTGGAGAAGGACGACAAGTAG
- a CDS encoding FAD-binding protein produces the protein MLAERVIDRLKEILGASAVLTSAEDRLFYSYDATMPEYLPDAVVFPLNTEHVQQVLRLANELKIPLVPRGAGTNLSGGSLPVNGGIVLCLTKMARILEIDQENLTAVVEPGVVNAHLQIAVASYGLFYPPDPASMNVCTLGGNVAECSGGPRCLKYGVTRDYVLGLEIVLANGEIIHTGGRVVKNVTGYDLTRLFIGSEGTLGVVTKIILRLLPLPEAKKTLLAIFDHIGAAGAAVSAIIAAGIVPTTLELMDNLLIQCAEDFVSAGLPRDAQAVLLIEVDGFAESLDRQVQQIETICRQNMVREVRQARTAKEVDDLWLARRSVIGAVARLRPSYHLQDITVPRSQLPAIIAKIGEISQKYGLPIGNLAHAGDGNLHPLILFDKRNKDEVARVQFAEREIFAAALEMGGTLSGEHGIGLEKRDYLPLAYSPLEMHLTREIKRLFDPNNILNPHKIV, from the coding sequence ATGCTCGCTGAGCGCGTTATTGACCGGTTGAAAGAGATCCTTGGAGCAAGCGCCGTCCTGACCAGCGCGGAAGATAGATTGTTCTACTCCTATGATGCAACTATGCCCGAATATCTGCCAGACGCAGTCGTCTTCCCCCTGAACACTGAGCACGTCCAGCAGGTCCTGCGCCTGGCCAACGAGCTGAAGATCCCCCTGGTCCCCCGGGGTGCAGGTACCAACCTCAGCGGTGGCTCCCTCCCAGTTAATGGGGGCATTGTCCTTTGCCTCACAAAGATGGCCCGCATCCTGGAGATCGATCAAGAGAACCTAACTGCTGTCGTCGAACCGGGAGTAGTCAATGCCCACCTCCAGATCGCCGTGGCCTCTTATGGACTCTTTTACCCTCCTGATCCGGCCAGCATGAACGTTTGCACCTTAGGTGGTAATGTCGCCGAATGTAGCGGAGGACCACGCTGTCTGAAATATGGTGTCACGCGAGATTATGTTCTCGGACTGGAGATAGTCCTTGCCAATGGGGAGATCATCCACACCGGCGGACGTGTGGTCAAGAACGTGACTGGCTACGATCTGACACGGCTTTTTATCGGCTCAGAGGGCACCCTCGGCGTGGTAACTAAGATCATCTTACGTTTGCTTCCACTGCCGGAAGCCAAGAAGACACTGCTGGCTATCTTCGATCACATCGGTGCGGCCGGGGCAGCCGTTAGCGCCATCATCGCCGCTGGCATTGTCCCTACAACCCTTGAGCTGATGGATAATCTCCTGATTCAGTGTGCTGAGGACTTTGTCTCGGCTGGTCTACCCAGAGATGCTCAAGCCGTCCTGCTTATAGAGGTAGACGGTTTCGCTGAGTCGCTTGATAGACAGGTCCAACAAATCGAGACGATCTGCCGCCAAAATATGGTGCGTGAGGTACGACAGGCCAGGACAGCGAAGGAGGTTGACGACCTCTGGTTAGCACGGCGAAGCGTCATCGGTGCTGTGGCCAGGCTACGACCCAGCTATCATCTCCAAGATATCACTGTGCCTCGTAGCCAATTGCCAGCCATCATTGCTAAGATCGGTGAAATCTCTCAAAAATACGGCCTTCCCATCGGAAATCTAGCCCACGCCGGCGATGGTAACCTCCATCCTTTAATCCTTTTCGACAAGCGCAACAAGGATGAGGTAGCACGCGTCCAGTTCGCTGAAAGAGAGATCTTCGCTGCGGCCCTAGAGATGGGAGGCACGCTGAGTGGAGAACACGGCATCGGATTGGAGAAAAGAGATTATCTCCCCCTGGCATACAGTCCGCTGGAAATGCATCTCACCAGAGAAATCAAGCGTCTATTCGATCCTAATAACATTCTAAACCCGCACAAGATTGTCTGA
- a CDS encoding DUF3662 and FHA domain-containing protein has protein sequence MGALTRFEEFIENLMEGSFARMLKSHLQPVELAKRLARAMEAERTIGAGKTFVPNEYEILLCPEDFRSYQSIQHSMERELSDYLKEVAGERNFTIIGQLTVKIQPDVGLGHSQIRVITRMIDPVSDQSATKELAVRLDQTQRLPSIPVKDLTKPIPLKAVLVIASGSAKGIHLPIDKPTVTIGRGLDNNLTLEDQRVSRYHAEIRAKAGRFTLHDLQSTNGTYTNGQRIKETILADGDHLRLGDTELVFHLALKDDEG, from the coding sequence ATGGGAGCTCTAACACGGTTTGAGGAGTTCATCGAAAATTTGATGGAGGGCTCCTTTGCGCGCATGCTGAAGAGTCACTTGCAACCGGTGGAGCTGGCCAAGCGGCTGGCCCGGGCAATGGAGGCAGAGCGAACCATCGGTGCTGGTAAAACCTTCGTCCCCAACGAATATGAAATTCTACTTTGCCCAGAAGACTTCAGATCGTACCAGTCAATACAGCATTCGATGGAAAGGGAGTTGTCCGATTATCTTAAGGAGGTAGCCGGAGAAAGAAACTTCACTATCATCGGCCAGCTCACGGTGAAGATACAACCTGATGTCGGATTGGGACACTCTCAGATCCGCGTCATAACTAGAATGATTGATCCAGTCAGCGATCAGTCAGCTACTAAAGAATTGGCGGTTCGGCTCGACCAGACACAGCGGTTGCCATCCATCCCAGTTAAAGATCTCACCAAGCCCATACCTCTAAAGGCAGTGCTCGTTATCGCCTCAGGCAGTGCCAAGGGCATCCATCTCCCTATCGACAAACCTACGGTTACTATTGGACGAGGACTCGATAACAACCTTACCCTCGAGGACCAGCGGGTTTCCCGCTACCACGCTGAGATCAGAGCTAAAGCCGGTCGATTCACACTACACGATTTGCAGAGCACCAACGGCACCTACACTAATGGGCAGCGTATCAAAGAGACCATTTTAGCCGATGGTGACCACCTTCGCCTGGGTGATACAGAGTTGGTCTTTCATCTCGCCTTGAAGGACGATGAAGGTTGA
- a CDS encoding SH3 domain-containing protein gives MVSQTVDEDTYLTLVSTLFSKGASRSLIVDRLTPLGRAAAVPHILELAERYSRSDDIRQQRQAEGLHQLAATIGGVGLVTPTSPRRAEASPTPRVLAPTASPTPIAATPTVVFASPTPPAISGSGVIRTATGEAANLRTQPTTKAPILGIIPNGQKVEVLQIVAGEAIDSVENRWYQVKYKDSFGYVYFKLLAPGE, from the coding sequence TTGGTCAGCCAGACTGTAGATGAAGATACCTACTTGACCCTGGTGAGCACTCTGTTTAGCAAAGGAGCGAGTCGCAGTCTGATCGTTGATCGGTTGACCCCCCTTGGCCGAGCTGCGGCCGTCCCCCATATTCTGGAGCTGGCCGAGCGCTACAGCCGCTCAGATGATATTAGGCAACAACGCCAGGCAGAGGGTTTGCATCAACTGGCCGCAACTATCGGTGGGGTGGGGTTGGTAACCCCGACCTCGCCGCGACGCGCCGAAGCTAGCCCGACACCGAGAGTCCTTGCCCCAACCGCTTCGCCAACCCCAATAGCTGCCACGCCAACTGTGGTCTTCGCCTCACCGACGCCACCCGCCATAAGTGGATCAGGTGTGATAAGAACGGCCACTGGCGAAGCGGCTAACCTGCGCACTCAACCGACGACCAAAGCCCCGATTTTGGGCATCATCCCAAATGGTCAAAAAGTAGAGGTATTGCAGATCGTCGCTGGAGAAGCGATAGACTCAGTCGAGAACCGTTGGTATCAGGTGAAATATAAGGACTCGTTTGGTTATGTATATTTCAAGTTACTCGCGCCTGGAGAATAA
- a CDS encoding Lrp/AsnC ligand binding domain-containing protein, giving the protein MAKAYVLINVDVGKAASVVNQLRSIAGISGADVVAGPYDIVATIQAEDSNAIGRLIMNQVHGLDGLKSTLTLMVMVVA; this is encoded by the coding sequence ATGGCGAAGGCATACGTTTTGATCAACGTCGATGTAGGTAAGGCTGCTTCTGTTGTGAACCAACTGCGCAGCATAGCGGGCATCAGCGGGGCAGATGTGGTCGCCGGGCCGTACGACATCGTGGCCACCATCCAAGCCGAGGATTCCAATGCCATTGGCCGGCTTATAATGAATCAGGTACACGGCCTCGATGGACTAAAGAGCACACTCACCTTGATGGTGATGGTTGTAGCCTGA
- the mtnP gene encoding S-methyl-5'-thioadenosine phosphorylase yields the protein MESVSIAVIGGSGLYQMGELTDIEEAYLSTPFGEPSDAITIGTIMGKRIAFLPRHGRGHYISPTNLNARANIYALKLLGVEQIISVSAVGSMKEEIAPLDIVIPDQLFDRTKTRLNTFFDSSIVVHIGFAEPFCPVLSNTLYAAAVDNGATVHKGGTLLCIEGPQFSTKAESRIYRQWGIDIIGMTAIPEAKLAREAEICYATLAMVTDYDVWHETEAPVTIEMVVENLGRNAAMAQRIIKSVVPFLSRERKCPCASALENTIITQRDRIPAKLREDLKPLLGKYF from the coding sequence ATGGAGAGCGTTTCCATCGCCGTTATCGGCGGCAGTGGGCTATATCAAATGGGGGAACTAACGGATATTGAAGAGGCATACCTCTCAACACCATTCGGTGAGCCAAGCGATGCTATAACCATCGGCACCATCATGGGGAAAAGGATAGCCTTTTTACCTCGTCACGGCCGAGGACACTATATCAGTCCAACGAACCTAAATGCTCGGGCCAACATCTACGCCTTAAAGTTACTGGGGGTAGAACAAATCATCTCTGTGAGCGCCGTTGGGAGCATGAAGGAAGAGATCGCACCGCTTGATATCGTCATACCAGACCAGCTCTTTGACCGAACAAAAACACGCCTTAATACCTTCTTTGATTCCAGCATCGTCGTGCATATCGGCTTCGCTGAACCATTTTGCCCCGTATTGAGCAACACCCTCTACGCCGCTGCTGTAGATAATGGGGCAACTGTGCACAAAGGGGGTACCCTTCTTTGCATCGAAGGGCCCCAATTTTCGACTAAGGCCGAGTCACGCATCTATCGCCAGTGGGGCATAGATATCATCGGAATGACTGCTATTCCGGAGGCCAAGCTGGCACGTGAGGCAGAGATCTGCTACGCTACCCTCGCCATGGTAACCGACTACGATGTTTGGCACGAAACCGAGGCTCCAGTCACCATTGAAATGGTCGTAGAAAACCTAGGACGCAATGCTGCGATGGCCCAACGCATAATCAAATCCGTTGTACCCTTCCTGTCAAGAGAACGGAAATGCCCCTGTGCCAGCGCTTTGGAAAATACCATAATAACCCAGCGAGATAGGATTCCAGCCAAATTAAGGGAGGACCTCAAGCCCCTCTTGGGTAAGTATTTTTAA
- a CDS encoding MFS transporter — MSGLLYLEGVLHIFVPLHTKLREAVRNGVAIKKLAFSDYISISIYWFALAFLWNSLHPIILPIRVLDFAPQALQGTYLGMMTFSGLMLAMLVQPLVGAISDHTTSSWGRRRPYVFLGTLLDLLFLTAVVISGNYWFLFVSYLLLQLSSNTAHGAYQGLIPDLVPPQRRGIAVGVKNLAEMVGTIAAVKVASFFIDQGQVWLAVVSIMAVLLGTMLVTVLTVQEEPLPATAKVPLLPTIRDTFKVDIRRYPDFVWLLVSRFFILISATAVQSFFLYFIKDVLQVPNPASVTADLMIVVVISLLVIVYPAGYLADRLGCKFLLVISGVGGMVAMLLMLLAHDYSYVLACGGIFGSSLGIFLTANWALIIKLIPLGESARYLGISNIATAGAAALSRLAGPLIDFFNAQQPNQGYTVLFLGGAICFLIGTILLVKVREVRASESSGLWGR, encoded by the coding sequence TTGTCGGGGCTACTCTACCTTGAAGGGGTGTTGCATATCTTTGTTCCTCTCCATACCAAACTACGAGAAGCGGTAAGGAACGGGGTGGCGATAAAGAAGCTCGCCTTTTCAGATTACATCAGCATCAGTATTTACTGGTTCGCCTTAGCCTTCCTCTGGAATAGCCTCCACCCAATTATTCTACCGATAAGGGTGTTAGATTTTGCCCCCCAGGCCTTACAAGGCACCTACTTGGGGATGATGACCTTCAGCGGTCTGATGCTGGCTATGCTTGTCCAGCCTCTGGTAGGAGCGATCAGCGACCACACAACCTCTTCCTGGGGACGCCGCCGCCCTTACGTCTTCCTGGGTACACTGCTGGATCTGCTTTTTCTCACCGCCGTGGTGATTTCGGGCAATTATTGGTTCCTCTTCGTAAGCTACTTACTATTGCAACTTTCGTCCAATACGGCCCACGGCGCTTATCAGGGACTTATCCCCGACCTTGTTCCTCCCCAGAGAAGGGGGATAGCTGTTGGGGTGAAGAACCTCGCTGAGATGGTCGGTACCATAGCGGCGGTGAAGGTGGCCAGCTTTTTCATCGATCAAGGACAAGTTTGGCTGGCGGTGGTTTCGATCATGGCCGTGCTCTTGGGGACGATGCTTGTTACCGTCCTTACTGTCCAAGAAGAGCCCCTGCCGGCGACGGCGAAAGTGCCATTGCTTCCGACAATAAGAGATACGTTCAAGGTGGACATTCGTCGCTATCCCGACTTCGTCTGGCTCCTTGTTTCCCGCTTCTTCATTTTGATTAGCGCTACAGCCGTGCAGAGTTTCTTCCTCTACTTCATCAAGGATGTGCTCCAGGTCCCAAACCCGGCTAGCGTTACAGCCGATTTAATGATAGTTGTCGTTATCAGTCTTCTGGTTATCGTCTATCCGGCCGGGTATCTAGCGGATAGACTGGGGTGTAAATTCCTCCTCGTAATCTCCGGAGTGGGAGGGATGGTGGCCATGTTGTTGATGCTTCTCGCCCATGATTATAGCTACGTCCTAGCCTGTGGAGGGATTTTCGGCAGTTCTTTGGGTATCTTCCTTACTGCAAACTGGGCTCTCATCATCAAGTTGATTCCTTTAGGGGAGAGCGCTCGCTACCTAGGAATCTCTAACATCGCCACAGCCGGAGCGGCCGCCTTGTCTCGTCTGGCCGGACCATTGATCGATTTTTTCAATGCGCAGCAACCGAATCAGGGATACACGGTCTTATTCCTTGGTGGGGCTATCTGTTTTCTGATAGGCACGATCCTTTTGGTTAAGGTTCGTGAGGTCAGAGCATCTGAGTCGAGTGGCCTTTGGGGAAGATAA